Proteins encoded by one window of Spirochaetales bacterium:
- a CDS encoding SMI1/KNR4 family protein → MSNNVKWFVKKKDISDKEIIKVENIFNIRFPEDYRECVKINNGGAPKPEAYDFKDHKEAVFEWLLNFNEGLANNIIKTYNAIKDRLVDNIYPFASDPFGNYICFDYREDKKAPKIVFWDHEVASRYPEDAISYICDSFSELLDKLYEPDD, encoded by the coding sequence ATGAGTAATAATGTAAAATGGTTTGTGAAAAAAAAAGATATTTCTGATAAAGAAATTATAAAAGTTGAAAATATTTTTAATATCAGATTTCCGGAAGATTATAGAGAATGTGTCAAGATAAATAATGGCGGAGCACCAAAACCGGAGGCATATGATTTTAAGGATCATAAAGAAGCTGTATTTGAATGGCTGTTAAATTTTAATGAAGGATTGGCAAACAATATAATAAAAACGTATAATGCAATTAAAGACAGATTAGTGGACAATATCTATCCTTTTGCCTCGGATCCATTCGGAAATTATATATGTTTTGATTATCGAGAAGATAAAAAAGCACCAAAAATTGTGTTTTGGGATCATGAAGTTGCTTCAAGATATCCTGAAGACGCTATTTCCTATATTTGCGATAGTTTCAGTGAATTGCTTGACAAGCTCTATGAGCC